The Spirosoma foliorum genome has a window encoding:
- a CDS encoding IS110 family transposase: protein MNQPAIYYGVDVSKETLHISYQIGIDANGQPQWAYQTLPNQADSIEQWAAELPANSHLIFEHTGTYSARLAWVLALQNRPFSLLTPNQSKGFAATLKSISKTDRSDAALLARYGQVFQPQPSQLADESLHQLRQQHKHLNDLRISQQAVANQLHALSFDPRASQKVKASLLVLQQSYLTQIALFEEELDQLSQQELQAISERMQRVKGIGPASSQALCTATNGLAGFESAKAVAKFVGIAPSQTQSGSSVRRRGRMARTGLGYVRGLLYMAARSARKYNLGCKALYDRLRAKGKCHKVAMVAVMNKLLHQVFVVVKKNIEFVNGFSLSKQNLA from the coding sequence ATGAACCAACCAGCTATCTATTACGGGGTTGATGTCAGTAAAGAGACCTTACACATCAGCTACCAAATCGGAATCGATGCCAATGGGCAACCCCAATGGGCCTATCAAACCCTGCCCAACCAAGCGGACTCCATTGAGCAATGGGCTGCTGAACTGCCCGCCAATAGCCACCTCATTTTCGAGCATACAGGTACCTATTCGGCTCGATTAGCTTGGGTATTAGCCCTGCAAAATCGCCCCTTTAGCCTCCTTACGCCCAACCAAAGCAAAGGCTTTGCCGCCACTCTGAAGTCTATCAGCAAGACCGACCGGAGCGATGCGGCACTATTGGCGCGCTACGGACAAGTCTTTCAGCCCCAGCCTTCGCAACTGGCCGATGAGTCTCTACATCAGCTTCGCCAACAGCACAAACACCTCAACGACCTGCGAATCAGTCAGCAAGCGGTGGCTAATCAGCTTCATGCGCTGTCGTTCGACCCCCGGGCCAGTCAGAAAGTCAAGGCTAGCCTGCTGGTTCTCCAACAGAGCTACCTGACTCAGATTGCGCTCTTTGAAGAGGAACTGGATCAGCTGAGTCAACAGGAGTTGCAGGCCATTTCGGAGCGGATGCAGCGGGTCAAGGGGATTGGGCCGGCTTCCTCTCAAGCCTTGTGCACGGCCACCAATGGGCTGGCTGGATTCGAGTCAGCCAAAGCGGTAGCTAAGTTCGTGGGCATTGCCCCCAGTCAAACTCAATCGGGCAGTTCGGTTCGTCGGCGTGGTCGGATGGCCCGCACGGGTTTAGGGTATGTACGGGGCCTTTTATACATGGCAGCTCGTTCGGCCCGTAAATACAATTTGGGCTGTAAAGCGCTTTATGATCGGCTACGGGCCAAGGGTAAATGCCACAAAGTGGCGATGGTGGCGGTGATGAATAAGTTGTTGCATCAGGTGTTTGTGGTGGTGAAGAAGAATATTGAATTCGTCAATGGGTTCAGCCTATCCAAACAAAATTTGGCTTAA
- a CDS encoding nucleotide exchange factor GrpE translates to MENKDILDEQASMDTPQPDNLATEPVDSDEAVSATAEETTESNSAEGFVAETDRIGSELAELKDKYLRLYADFENFRRRTAKEKLDLISNANEGVLKALIPVVDDFERAMQSMENTEDVAALKEGVSLIYTKFFKTLEGKGLKPMISKGEPFDADLHESVTQFPAPSADLKGKVIDEIEKGYYLNDKVIRFAKVIVGS, encoded by the coding sequence ATGGAAAATAAAGACATTTTGGACGAACAAGCGTCTATGGATACTCCACAACCTGACAACCTGGCAACCGAACCAGTCGATAGCGATGAAGCCGTGTCAGCTACCGCAGAAGAAACCACAGAGTCGAATTCGGCAGAGGGTTTTGTTGCTGAAACGGACCGAATTGGCAGTGAATTAGCCGAACTTAAAGATAAATACCTCCGTTTATACGCTGATTTTGAGAACTTTCGTCGGCGTACTGCCAAAGAAAAACTTGACCTCATCAGCAATGCTAACGAGGGCGTTTTAAAGGCACTGATTCCAGTTGTCGACGACTTCGAACGGGCTATGCAGTCGATGGAAAACACAGAAGATGTGGCCGCTTTGAAAGAAGGGGTTTCGCTGATTTATACGAAGTTTTTCAAGACGCTTGAAGGCAAAGGGTTAAAGCCAATGATATCAAAGGGTGAGCCATTTGATGCCGACCTGCACGAATCGGTTACGCAATTCCCAGCCCCCAGCGCTGACCTGAAAGGGAAAGTTATTGACGAAATAGAAAAAGGATATTATCTGAATGACAAGGTCATTCGGTTTGCAAAAGTGATTGTAGGAAGCTAA
- the queG gene encoding tRNA epoxyqueuosine(34) reductase QueG, with protein sequence MNLPAYQYTQLIKAKATELGFDFCGVAKADFLEDEAPRLETWLKNGMHGQMNYMANHFDKRLDPRLLVDDAKSVITVLLNYYPEQKLPDEKDDLKLSKYAYGTDYHFVIKDKLKDLLAYIHDEIGDVGGRAFVDSAPVMDKAWAKRAGLGWVGKHTNLINREMGSFFFIGELILDLELEPDGPIADYCGTCTRCIDACPTDAIVGPYVVDGSKCISYFTIELKDAIPEDVRGKFDNWMFGCDICQDVCPWNRFARPHQTPAFDPHPELSAMTNTDWVDITEEVFREIFRRSAVKRTKLEGLKRNIAFNQPK encoded by the coding sequence ATGAATTTGCCCGCCTACCAGTATACGCAGTTAATCAAAGCCAAAGCCACCGAATTGGGGTTTGATTTCTGCGGTGTGGCTAAAGCGGATTTTCTGGAAGATGAAGCGCCAAGGCTGGAGACCTGGCTCAAAAACGGGATGCATGGCCAGATGAATTACATGGCAAATCACTTCGACAAGCGACTTGATCCGCGCCTGCTGGTCGATGATGCGAAGTCGGTGATAACAGTCTTACTAAACTATTATCCCGAGCAGAAATTGCCCGATGAAAAAGATGACTTAAAACTGTCTAAATATGCGTACGGGACAGATTATCATTTTGTTATCAAAGATAAACTGAAGGATTTACTTGCGTATATCCACGACGAAATTGGCGACGTTGGTGGGCGTGCCTTTGTTGATTCTGCGCCGGTAATGGATAAAGCCTGGGCTAAACGGGCGGGCCTGGGTTGGGTTGGCAAACATACCAATCTGATCAACCGGGAGATGGGCTCGTTCTTCTTCATCGGCGAGTTGATTCTCGATCTTGAACTGGAGCCCGATGGGCCGATTGCCGACTACTGTGGCACCTGCACCCGGTGCATCGACGCCTGTCCGACTGATGCCATTGTCGGGCCGTACGTTGTGGATGGCAGTAAATGCATTTCGTACTTTACAATTGAGTTGAAAGACGCTATTCCTGAAGACGTTCGAGGAAAGTTCGATAATTGGATGTTTGGCTGTGATATTTGTCAGGACGTTTGCCCCTGGAATCGCTTCGCCCGACCGCATCAAACCCCCGCTTTCGACCCCCACCCCGAATTGAGTGCCATGACAAATACAGATTGGGTCGACATAACCGAAGAGGTTTTTCGAGAAATATTCCGTCGGTCAGCCGTGAAGCGTACAAAGCTGGAAGGACTAAAGCGTAATATTGCCTTTAATCAACCCAAATAG
- the dnaJ gene encoding molecular chaperone DnaJ encodes MATKRDYYEILGVDKNVSAEDLKKAYRKMAIKYHPDKNPDDPTAEEKFKEAAEAYDVLNDPNKKARYDQYGHAGMSGAAGGYGGGGPTMDDIFSQFGDVFGDDSPFGSFFRGAQGGGGGRQRVRRGSDLRIKLKLNLQEVANGVEKKIKVKRHVTCNTCGGNGSKNGTAVQTCSTCQGTGQTRKVVNTMLGQMVSTSTCPTCNGEGKIVTDRCDACFGEGRVLQEDVIPIKIPAGVAEGIQLSVGSKGNVPPRGGVAGDLLIVIEEEEDADLKRDGNNVVFDLYVSFIDAAIGTSVEVPTIDGKARITLDPGTQSGKMLRLKGKGIKELNGYGRGDEIVHVNVWTPKVLSAEERGILEKLRHSPNFQPKPNKNEKGFFDKMKDFFHG; translated from the coding sequence ATGGCAACGAAGCGCGATTATTACGAAATTCTGGGCGTTGATAAGAACGTCTCGGCCGAAGACCTCAAGAAAGCCTATCGCAAGATGGCGATCAAATACCATCCGGATAAAAATCCCGACGACCCCACCGCTGAAGAAAAATTCAAGGAAGCGGCTGAGGCTTATGACGTCCTGAACGATCCCAACAAAAAAGCCCGGTATGACCAATATGGCCATGCTGGTATGAGTGGTGCAGCAGGCGGATACGGTGGCGGTGGTCCGACGATGGACGATATTTTTAGCCAGTTTGGTGATGTCTTTGGCGATGATTCTCCTTTTGGAAGTTTCTTCCGGGGTGCCCAGGGTGGCGGTGGCGGACGGCAACGCGTACGGCGGGGGTCTGATCTGCGCATTAAGCTAAAGCTGAATTTACAGGAAGTTGCCAATGGCGTTGAGAAGAAAATCAAGGTAAAACGGCACGTAACCTGTAATACCTGCGGAGGCAATGGCTCTAAAAACGGGACCGCGGTACAAACCTGTTCGACTTGCCAGGGAACCGGCCAGACGCGTAAAGTGGTGAATACCATGCTTGGTCAGATGGTATCGACCAGCACCTGTCCAACCTGTAATGGCGAAGGCAAAATCGTAACGGATCGTTGCGACGCCTGCTTTGGTGAAGGCCGTGTTTTGCAGGAAGATGTTATCCCAATCAAAATTCCTGCTGGTGTAGCCGAAGGCATTCAATTGTCGGTGGGTAGCAAAGGGAACGTCCCTCCCCGTGGTGGCGTTGCGGGCGATCTGCTGATCGTAATTGAAGAAGAAGAAGATGCCGACCTCAAGCGCGATGGCAACAACGTTGTCTTCGATCTGTACGTCAGCTTTATTGATGCAGCTATTGGTACCAGCGTTGAAGTGCCTACCATTGATGGTAAAGCCCGTATTACGCTCGATCCTGGCACGCAAAGCGGCAAGATGCTCCGCCTGAAAGGAAAAGGAATTAAAGAACTGAACGGCTATGGCCGGGGCGACGAAATCGTCCACGTCAACGTCTGGACTCCGAAAGTACTATCGGCTGAAGAACGTGGTATTCTGGAGAAATTACGTCACTCACCAAACTTCCAGCCCAAGCCGAATAAGAACGAGAAAGGATTCTTCGACAAAATGAAAGACTTTTTTCATGGTTGA
- a CDS encoding LytTR family DNA-binding domain-containing protein, which yields MKKRQPFKSGVNYFEPKTVLYLTGDVNYSHVHLLSGQIILSCRTLKWFAQQWPYFIRVHKQALVNPIYIHQLNLGPTLRSNSYLIMQDAAQLAISRRRVASVVAQVGQTNNC from the coding sequence ATGAAAAAAAGACAGCCTTTTAAGTCTGGAGTAAACTACTTTGAGCCAAAAACGGTGCTGTACCTAACCGGCGATGTTAACTATAGCCATGTTCATTTACTAAGTGGGCAAATTATTTTGTCCTGCCGTACTCTGAAATGGTTTGCCCAGCAATGGCCCTACTTTATAAGAGTTCATAAGCAAGCCCTCGTGAATCCAATTTACATTCACCAGCTCAACTTGGGGCCAACTTTACGATCTAACAGTTATTTGATTATGCAGGACGCAGCTCAGTTAGCTATCTCCCGCCGTCGGGTAGCCAGTGTTGTTGCACAGGTTGGGCAAACCAACAATTGCTAA